In the genome of Hymenobacter cellulosivorans, one region contains:
- the pseG gene encoding UDP-2,4-diacetamido-2,4,6-trideoxy-beta-L-altropyranose hydrolase: MRLLFRADGNATIGLGHVVRSLALVDMVRTVAPCWFAIQNPSAAIRELLGQAQVTLLELPVQPIAQEAAYLAAQVQPNDVVVLDGYSFDTAYQHTLQTSGCRLVVIDDLRAWPSAADLIINHSPGVTPAMYQARAETRFCLGPDYSLLRAPFLAGFRLPAPPTPAEKVLICFGGADPLQLTSRFLAALLPVEAVAEIGVITGSAFPHTPQLQELAAGYPRKQVTFYQNAAAPQMADLLQGHDAIVCPASTILIESLFLGKAVATGYYVENQRHLATYVHENQQAFSLGDLNNIAVGDLQAILTEALYYLEHHPRQPYVQAPGPGRLQNEFRHLLPAGPEIVP; the protein is encoded by the coding sequence ATGCGCCTTCTTTTCCGCGCCGATGGCAACGCCACGATTGGGTTGGGGCACGTGGTTCGTTCCCTGGCCCTGGTCGACATGGTCCGGACGGTGGCGCCGTGCTGGTTTGCCATTCAGAATCCGTCGGCCGCTATTCGGGAATTACTCGGCCAAGCCCAGGTAACGCTGCTGGAATTGCCGGTCCAGCCCATTGCCCAGGAAGCAGCGTACTTGGCCGCCCAGGTCCAGCCAAACGACGTGGTAGTGCTGGATGGTTACTCGTTTGATACTGCCTATCAGCACACGCTCCAGACTAGCGGCTGCCGGCTGGTGGTCATTGATGATCTGCGCGCCTGGCCTTCTGCCGCCGATTTAATTATCAACCATTCCCCGGGCGTGACGCCAGCCATGTATCAAGCCCGGGCCGAAACGCGGTTTTGCCTCGGCCCCGACTACTCTTTGCTCCGCGCCCCCTTCCTGGCCGGTTTCCGCCTGCCCGCACCTCCCACTCCGGCTGAGAAGGTGCTGATCTGCTTTGGGGGCGCTGATCCGCTGCAACTGACCAGCCGGTTTCTTGCCGCGCTGCTACCAGTGGAGGCCGTAGCTGAAATTGGCGTTATCACCGGCAGTGCCTTTCCCCACACCCCGCAGCTACAAGAACTGGCCGCCGGGTATCCACGAAAGCAAGTCACCTTTTACCAGAACGCCGCGGCCCCGCAAATGGCAGACCTGCTTCAAGGCCACGATGCCATTGTGTGCCCGGCCAGTACCATCCTGATTGAAAGCCTCTTTTTGGGTAAAGCCGTGGCAACAGGATATTATGTAGAAAATCAGCGGCATCTAGCCACCTACGTACACGAAAACCAGCAGGCTTTTTCCCTCGGTGACCTAAACAATATTGCCGTCGGCGACTTACAAGCTATTCTTACCGAGGCTCTCTACTACCTAGAGCATCACCCCCGCCAACCCTACGTGCAGGCGCCTGGCCCTGGGCGCCTGCAGAACGAGTTTCGCCATTTGCTGCCTGCTGGCCCCGAAATAGTGCCGTAG
- the ffh gene encoding signal recognition particle protein has protein sequence MFDNLSTKLDKAFKTLKGQGSITEINVAATIKEIRRALVDADVNYKVAKEVTDKIKDEAMGRDVLTTVSPGQLMTKIVYDELTQLMGGTKEDVVLKGDPAVILLSGLQGSGKTTFAGKLATFIKKQNRTVLLVACDVYRPAAIDQLKVLGEQVGVEVYSEPENKNPVEISQNAIAYAKKNNKKVVIIDTAGRLAVDEQMMREIEQVKTAINPSETLFVVDSMTGQDAVNTAKTFNDRLNFNGVVLTKLDGDARGGAALSIRAVVEKPIKFISTGEKMEALDMFYPDRMAQRILGMGDVISLVERAQQQFDEDEAKRINQKIRKNQFNFDDFLSQLEQIKKMGNLKDLVGMIPGMSKAIKDVDIDDDAFKPIEAIIKSMTPQERAQPELLNGSRRRRLAKGSGTDIQQVNNLMKQFEDMRKVMRTMNKMSSTKGGMQQMAKMMGMRGR, from the coding sequence ATGTTCGATAATTTAAGTACCAAGCTCGACAAAGCCTTTAAAACCCTTAAAGGCCAGGGCAGCATCACCGAAATCAACGTTGCGGCCACCATCAAGGAAATCCGCCGCGCCCTGGTCGATGCCGACGTGAACTACAAGGTGGCCAAGGAAGTCACCGACAAGATCAAAGACGAGGCCATGGGTCGCGACGTGCTGACGACCGTGTCGCCGGGCCAGCTCATGACCAAAATCGTCTACGACGAGCTGACCCAGCTTATGGGCGGTACCAAGGAAGACGTGGTGCTCAAGGGCGACCCGGCCGTGATTCTGCTTTCGGGTTTGCAGGGTTCGGGCAAAACGACCTTCGCCGGCAAGCTGGCTACCTTTATTAAGAAGCAAAACCGCACTGTGCTGCTCGTAGCCTGCGACGTGTACCGTCCGGCTGCTATCGACCAGCTCAAGGTGCTCGGCGAGCAGGTGGGCGTGGAGGTGTACTCGGAGCCGGAAAACAAGAATCCGGTCGAGATTTCGCAGAACGCCATTGCCTACGCCAAGAAAAACAACAAGAAGGTAGTCATCATCGACACCGCCGGCCGCCTGGCCGTGGATGAGCAGATGATGCGCGAAATCGAGCAGGTCAAAACGGCCATCAACCCCTCGGAAACCCTATTCGTGGTGGATTCCATGACGGGTCAGGACGCGGTAAACACGGCCAAGACCTTCAACGACCGGCTGAACTTCAACGGCGTGGTGCTCACCAAGCTCGACGGTGACGCCCGCGGCGGCGCGGCCCTCTCGATTCGGGCCGTGGTTGAAAAGCCCATCAAGTTCATCTCCACGGGTGAAAAGATGGAAGCCCTGGACATGTTCTATCCCGACCGGATGGCGCAGCGGATTTTGGGCATGGGCGACGTTATTTCGCTCGTGGAACGGGCCCAGCAGCAGTTCGATGAGGACGAAGCCAAGCGCATCAACCAGAAGATCCGCAAAAACCAGTTCAACTTCGACGACTTCCTCTCCCAGCTGGAGCAGATCAAGAAGATGGGTAACCTCAAGGATCTGGTGGGCATGATTCCCGGCATGAGCAAGGCCATCAAGGACGTGGACATCGACGACGATGCCTTCAAGCCGATTGAGGCCATCATCAAGAGCATGACCCCGCAGGAGCGCGCCCAGCCCGAGCTGCTTAATGGCTCCCGCCGCCGCCGCCTGGCCAAGGGCTCCGGCACCGACATTCAGCAGGTCAACAACCTGATGAAGCAGTTCGAGGACATGCGCAAGGTGATGCGGACCATGAACAAGATGAGCTCTACCAAGGGCGGTATGCAGCAAATGGCCAAAATGATGGGCATGCGCGGCCGGTAG
- a CDS encoding glycosyltransferase family 4 protein, translating to MRLLVITYYWPPSGGAGVQRTLKFVKHLPGFGVEPTVITVDPEKGAYPVLDESLAAEIPAGVRVIRTGTSEPFGSYKKLTGRQQIPYGGFANESKTSLQQQFFKFVRGNVFIPDPRRGWNDHVLRAVAGLIEQGETFDAVLTSSPPHSTQLIGLVLKKRYGLRWLADMRDPWTDIYYTKELNKTRLARWLDARYERQVLEQADEVLVTSPDTKRLFLGKSPTLAAGKFHVIPNGYDESDFREPSAPPSDALLITHTGTISETYHVEEFLRACAECARRHPTVPLQLRFVGKVSAGLQAQIAAAGLAERTDFVAFVPHEESVRYLLRASVLLMAIPDVAHNFGILPGKVFEYLAANKPIICIGPVGSDADNLLQECHAGRAYAYDAYDTILDYLEELARQWQQSPNLDLPALNHTRYSRRALTERLAGLISK from the coding sequence ATGCGCCTGCTCGTCATTACCTACTATTGGCCGCCTTCCGGGGGCGCGGGCGTGCAGCGGACGTTGAAATTCGTCAAGCACCTGCCCGGCTTTGGCGTGGAGCCCACCGTCATTACAGTCGACCCCGAAAAGGGCGCGTATCCGGTGCTGGACGAGTCGTTGGCGGCTGAAATTCCGGCCGGGGTGCGGGTAATTCGCACGGGCACCTCCGAGCCATTTGGCTCCTACAAGAAGCTTACCGGCCGCCAGCAGATTCCCTACGGCGGCTTTGCCAACGAAAGCAAAACCAGCCTGCAGCAGCAGTTTTTCAAGTTTGTGCGCGGCAACGTGTTCATTCCCGACCCACGCCGGGGCTGGAACGACCACGTGCTGCGGGCCGTGGCCGGGCTTATTGAGCAAGGCGAAACCTTCGACGCGGTGCTGACCAGCTCCCCGCCCCACTCCACCCAGCTTATCGGCCTGGTCCTGAAAAAGCGTTACGGTTTGCGTTGGCTGGCCGACATGCGCGACCCGTGGACCGACATTTACTATACCAAGGAGCTCAACAAAACCCGCCTGGCCCGCTGGCTCGACGCGCGCTACGAGCGGCAGGTGCTGGAGCAGGCCGACGAAGTACTGGTAACCAGCCCCGATACCAAGCGGCTGTTTTTGGGGAAGTCGCCGACGCTGGCGGCCGGCAAGTTTCACGTCATCCCGAACGGCTACGACGAGAGTGACTTTCGGGAGCCTTCTGCCCCCCCCTCGGACGCGCTGCTGATTACCCACACCGGCACGATTTCGGAAACCTACCACGTCGAGGAGTTCCTACGGGCCTGCGCGGAGTGTGCGCGGCGCCACCCCACGGTGCCGCTGCAACTACGCTTTGTGGGCAAAGTTTCGGCGGGTTTGCAGGCGCAGATTGCGGCCGCGGGCCTGGCCGAACGCACGGATTTTGTGGCCTTCGTGCCCCACGAAGAATCGGTGCGCTACCTGCTGCGGGCTTCGGTGCTGCTAATGGCTATTCCCGACGTGGCCCACAACTTCGGGATTCTGCCGGGCAAGGTGTTTGAGTATCTGGCCGCCAACAAGCCCATTATCTGCATCGGTCCGGTGGGCTCCGACGCTGATAATCTGCTGCAGGAATGTCACGCGGGCCGCGCTTACGCCTACGACGCCTACGACACCATACTGGACTACCTGGAAGAGCTGGCCCGGCAGTGGCAGCAAAGCCCTAATCTGGACTTGCCAGCCCTCAACCACACCCGCTACTCCCGCCGCGCCCTGACCGAGCGACTAGCAGGGCTGATTAGTAAGTAA
- the pseI gene encoding pseudaminic acid synthase, translating into MSTVSIGGRLVGPDHPPFIIAELSGNHNQSLDRGLAIVDAMAAAGAHAIKLQTYTADTMTLPGVHRIEDPNSLWYGRELHDLYQEAHTPWDWHKVLFDRAKYHGMLAFSSPFDESAVDFLENLDVPAYKIASFENTDWPLLRRVAATGKPVIMSTGASTLAEVAEAVAVLQEAGCRELVLLKCTSTYPATPENTNLRTIAHLTQLFPDYPIGLSDHTMGVGAAVAAVALGASVVEKHVTLRRADGGVDSAFSLEPEEVALLVTETERAWQALGQIQYGVQRAEKNSRLYKRSLYVAQDIQAGEPFTKENLRVVRPGDGLPPRYYDQLLGKPARQSLTAGTPMTWEAL; encoded by the coding sequence ATGTCTACTGTTTCGATAGGTGGCCGCCTAGTCGGCCCCGACCACCCCCCGTTTATTATTGCCGAGCTCAGCGGCAACCACAACCAGTCTCTCGACCGGGGCTTGGCCATTGTGGACGCCATGGCTGCTGCCGGTGCCCATGCCATCAAGCTCCAGACTTACACCGCCGACACCATGACGCTGCCCGGCGTGCACCGAATCGAGGACCCTAACTCCTTGTGGTACGGCCGGGAGCTGCACGACTTGTACCAGGAAGCCCATACGCCCTGGGACTGGCACAAAGTCCTGTTCGACCGGGCTAAGTATCACGGAATGCTGGCATTCAGCTCGCCATTCGATGAGTCAGCCGTCGACTTTCTGGAAAACCTGGACGTGCCAGCTTACAAAATCGCCTCGTTCGAGAACACAGACTGGCCCTTGCTGCGCCGAGTAGCGGCTACAGGCAAGCCCGTTATTATGAGTACCGGAGCCAGCACCCTGGCTGAAGTAGCCGAGGCCGTGGCTGTGCTACAAGAAGCTGGCTGCCGAGAACTGGTGCTGCTCAAGTGCACCAGCACCTACCCCGCTACGCCTGAGAATACGAACCTGCGCACCATTGCTCACCTGACCCAACTCTTCCCGGACTACCCCATTGGCCTCTCTGACCATACCATGGGCGTAGGTGCGGCAGTAGCGGCGGTGGCCTTGGGTGCCAGTGTGGTGGAAAAGCATGTGACCCTGCGCCGGGCTGATGGGGGTGTAGACTCAGCATTTTCCCTGGAGCCCGAGGAAGTAGCCCTGCTGGTAACCGAAACAGAGCGGGCCTGGCAGGCTCTGGGCCAGATTCAGTACGGCGTGCAGCGGGCCGAGAAAAACAGCCGCCTTTACAAACGTTCCCTGTACGTGGCCCAGGATATCCAGGCTGGAGAGCCTTTCACCAAGGAAAACCTGCGGGTGGTGCGGCCTGGTGACGGTTTGCCCCCGCGTTACTACGACCAGCTCCTGGGCAAGCCAGCCCGACAAAGCTTGACGGCAGGTACTCCGATGACCTGGGAAGCCCTTTAA
- a CDS encoding gliding motility-associated C-terminal domain-containing protein, with product MVTYEATATVSDGAGALLFYTNSVNVWNRNHQIMTNGLLIGGNESASQGALIVKNPANAAQYYVFVVDGCENQLRDGLKYSVVDMSQNNGLGAVTARGVQLSTISMTERVTAVPHANGRDTWIITHGWQSSTFYSYLLSPAGIATTPITTNIGSVHSGGGGTYGNANAVGYMKASPNGNKFAISMRDNIFELFDFNNNTGQFSNYVPLQRFYRSYGVAFSPNGTRLYGTTLDGGNIYQFNLLAGSANAIAASATLVATPGFCGALQLGPDKQIYLAQYNSQYLGAIPNPDALGTSCGFNDRAVFLGGRQSQLGLPNFPSSPAPVAPTATFSATSACLGTASSFTASTSPSLLNATFTWNYGDPASGSANTGTGQTSTHTYSTAGTYTVTLSVVAPGIVLPLSITQQVTVNALPVVNLGSVAQQVCQGSQLVLNAGPQPAGTTFRWQDGSTGTTYAAASTGIYTVDVTSAAGCVTRASVSVQVLPAPLVNLGPNRQVCQGQSLVLTAGAQPAGTTYRWQDGSTASTFAVGSAGTYTVQVTSPAGCTAQSSVAVQYVAPPTASLGAATQVLCEGQSLTLSAGAQPAGTTYRWQDGTTASTFTATRAGTYSVTVTSAAGCSTQAATTVTMSPVPSVQLGADISSCLDQPVLLQANAQPAGSTYRWQDGSTASTFAAVTAGTYSLVVTTPGGCTGQDEIVVRPSDCPFTIPNVFTPNGDRLNETFVLKGLNPQLWRLEVYNRWGTRIYQTASYDNKWDAAGQAAGTYYYLLTRIADGQQYRGWVEVVR from the coding sequence ATGGTTACGTATGAAGCCACAGCTACCGTGTCCGACGGGGCTGGTGCCCTGTTGTTCTATACGAACAGCGTAAATGTGTGGAACCGTAACCACCAAATTATGACCAATGGGCTGTTAATTGGGGGCAACGAATCAGCCTCACAGGGTGCCCTGATTGTAAAAAACCCGGCTAATGCAGCTCAGTATTATGTGTTCGTTGTTGATGGCTGCGAAAATCAGCTACGGGACGGGTTGAAATACTCAGTGGTGGATATGAGCCAAAATAATGGTCTGGGAGCCGTAACCGCCCGTGGCGTTCAGTTAAGTACTATCTCAATGACTGAGCGGGTAACGGCCGTACCGCACGCCAACGGCCGAGACACCTGGATTATCACCCATGGATGGCAATCGAGTACGTTCTATAGTTACCTGCTTTCGCCGGCGGGAATAGCTACTACACCTATTACCACTAACATTGGTTCTGTTCACTCCGGCGGGGGCGGTACTTATGGCAATGCGAATGCCGTAGGCTACATGAAGGCTTCGCCGAATGGAAATAAGTTCGCTATATCCATGCGCGACAATATCTTCGAGTTGTTTGATTTCAACAATAATACCGGTCAGTTTTCCAACTATGTGCCGCTCCAAAGATTTTACCGCAGCTACGGAGTAGCCTTCTCGCCAAATGGTACCCGACTCTATGGTACCACACTTGATGGGGGCAATATCTATCAGTTTAACTTGCTGGCTGGTTCTGCTAACGCCATTGCCGCGTCGGCCACATTGGTTGCCACTCCTGGTTTCTGTGGGGCTCTGCAACTAGGGCCTGATAAGCAGATTTACCTGGCTCAGTACAATAGCCAATATTTGGGTGCTATTCCGAACCCTGATGCCTTAGGAACTTCCTGTGGCTTCAATGACCGTGCTGTATTTCTAGGCGGTCGACAAAGCCAACTGGGGTTGCCTAACTTTCCCAGCAGTCCGGCTCCAGTAGCTCCCACCGCCACCTTTTCAGCTACTTCCGCGTGCCTGGGAACGGCCTCCAGCTTCACGGCTTCTACCTCACCTAGTCTGCTGAACGCTACATTTACCTGGAACTACGGCGACCCAGCCTCTGGCTCAGCCAATACCGGTACCGGGCAGACGTCTACGCACACTTACAGCACCGCGGGTACCTATACCGTCACGCTGAGCGTAGTGGCCCCCGGTATTGTCCTCCCCTTGAGCATCACCCAGCAAGTCACAGTTAATGCTCTGCCCGTAGTAAATCTGGGGTCGGTGGCCCAGCAGGTATGCCAGGGTAGCCAGCTGGTGCTCAATGCCGGTCCGCAGCCTGCTGGCACTACTTTCCGTTGGCAGGATGGCTCCACTGGTACGACCTATGCGGCGGCCAGTACTGGCATTTACACCGTTGATGTTACTTCGGCCGCTGGGTGCGTGACTAGGGCCAGCGTGAGCGTGCAGGTGCTGCCCGCGCCCCTTGTGAACCTAGGTCCCAACCGACAGGTGTGCCAAGGGCAAAGCCTCGTGCTAACGGCTGGCGCCCAGCCCGCCGGCACCACGTATCGGTGGCAGGATGGCTCCACGGCCAGCACGTTTGCGGTCGGCAGCGCGGGTACTTATACGGTGCAGGTTACTTCACCTGCTGGCTGTACGGCCCAAAGCAGCGTGGCAGTGCAGTACGTGGCGCCTCCCACGGCTAGCCTGGGAGCTGCTACTCAAGTACTCTGCGAAGGGCAAAGCCTCACGCTGAGTGCTGGTGCCCAACCGGCAGGTACTACCTACCGGTGGCAAGACGGTACTACAGCCAGTACCTTTACCGCTACCCGAGCCGGAACGTATAGCGTTACGGTTACCTCGGCGGCGGGCTGCAGTACGCAGGCTGCCACTACCGTTACTATGAGTCCAGTACCCAGCGTGCAGCTTGGAGCCGACATCAGCTCCTGCTTGGATCAGCCGGTACTACTGCAGGCCAATGCCCAACCGGCGGGCAGCACCTACCGGTGGCAGGATGGCTCCACAGCCAGCACGTTTGCCGCCGTTACGGCCGGCACCTACTCCTTGGTTGTAACCACGCCAGGGGGCTGTACCGGCCAGGACGAAATTGTGGTGCGCCCCAGCGACTGTCCTTTTACTATTCCCAACGTGTTTACCCCCAACGGGGACCGGTTAAACGAGACCTTCGTGCTAAAGGGGCTCAACCCTCAACTCTGGCGACTAGAGGTATACAACCGCTGGGGCACCCGCATTTACCAAACGGCCAGCTACGACAACAAATGGGACGCGGCTGGTCAAGCGGCCGGCACGTATTATTACCTGCTTACGCGGATAGCTGATGGCCAGCAGTACCGGGGGTGGGTGGAAGTAGTCCGGTAA
- a CDS encoding glycosyltransferase family protein, whose protein sequence is MSKIGIISQARMGSTRLPGKVLMTARGRSMLEFHLTRLQTSGLPVYLATTTAPEDDVLEQWARQHQVPCYRGDSADVLSRYYKTATQFGLDTIVRVTSDCPLIDGQLIRQAVQRYEAAANPQLYMSNGLQRTFPRGLDFEVFSFHLLNQAQQNASSESDREHVTPYIHQNRSGQVEFAHVLHPTDASRFRITLDTPEDWELIKVLLEQYDADGLSTEALVTLLDQHPELVALNAAIEQKKYDFTK, encoded by the coding sequence ATGAGTAAGATTGGCATCATCTCCCAGGCCCGCATGGGCAGCACCCGCCTACCGGGCAAAGTCCTCATGACGGCCCGGGGCCGCAGCATGCTGGAGTTCCACCTTACCCGCCTGCAAACCAGTGGCCTGCCAGTGTATTTGGCCACTACCACTGCTCCGGAAGACGACGTACTGGAACAATGGGCCCGGCAACACCAGGTACCCTGCTACCGCGGCGACTCGGCCGACGTACTGAGCCGCTATTACAAAACGGCCACGCAGTTTGGCCTCGACACCATCGTGCGCGTCACATCCGATTGCCCTTTGATTGATGGGCAGCTGATTAGGCAGGCCGTACAACGCTACGAGGCCGCCGCCAACCCGCAGCTTTACATGAGCAATGGCTTGCAACGTACCTTTCCGCGGGGGCTCGACTTCGAGGTTTTCTCTTTCCACCTCCTGAATCAGGCCCAGCAAAACGCCAGCAGTGAATCGGACCGGGAGCATGTCACGCCCTATATTCATCAGAACCGGTCAGGTCAGGTAGAGTTTGCTCACGTGCTGCACCCTACCGATGCCAGCCGGTTTCGCATCACGCTCGACACCCCCGAGGACTGGGAGCTGATTAAGGTGTTGCTGGAGCAATATGACGCTGATGGGTTATCTACCGAAGCCTTGGTAACCCTGCTGGACCAGCACCCCGAGCTGGTGGCGCTGAATGCAGCCATTGAGCAGAAAAAATACGATTTCACGAAGTAG
- the pseB gene encoding UDP-N-acetylglucosamine 4,6-dehydratase (inverting), producing MSLDLNHKSILVTGGTGSFGKKFVQAVFEKYPQVKRLVVYSRDELKQYEMSQVFPHEKYPAIRYFIGDVRDGERLKRACEGIDVLVHAAALKQVPAAEYNPMECIKTNIFGAENVINAALDCGVKDVVALSTDKAAAPINLYGATKLCSDKLFVAANNMKGSRDLRFSVVRYGNVIGSRGSVVPFFLQRRHTGVLPITHPDMTRFNISLEQGVDLVLYALEHAWGGEIFVPKIPSYKITEVAKAIGPECKQEIVGIRPGEKLHEAMITETDALSTVELEKYYVILPFTPRWDVEEFIRNFRGKRVPDGFYYDSANNEEWLTAEQIREEIRLHVDADFQA from the coding sequence ATGAGCCTCGACTTAAATCATAAATCCATTCTGGTAACGGGTGGTACCGGTTCTTTCGGCAAAAAATTCGTCCAGGCCGTCTTCGAGAAGTATCCGCAGGTCAAACGCCTGGTGGTGTACTCCCGCGACGAGCTGAAGCAGTACGAAATGTCGCAGGTGTTTCCCCACGAGAAATACCCGGCCATCCGCTACTTCATCGGCGACGTGCGCGACGGGGAGCGGCTCAAGCGCGCCTGTGAAGGCATCGACGTGCTGGTACACGCCGCAGCCCTCAAGCAGGTACCCGCCGCCGAGTACAACCCGATGGAGTGCATCAAGACCAACATCTTCGGGGCCGAAAACGTCATCAACGCCGCCCTCGACTGCGGCGTGAAGGACGTGGTGGCCCTGAGCACCGACAAAGCGGCGGCGCCCATCAACCTGTACGGCGCTACCAAGCTGTGCTCGGACAAGCTCTTTGTGGCAGCCAATAACATGAAAGGCTCGCGCGATTTGCGCTTTTCGGTGGTGCGCTACGGCAACGTAATTGGCTCGCGGGGCTCGGTGGTGCCGTTTTTCCTGCAGCGCCGCCACACCGGCGTGCTGCCCATCACCCACCCCGACATGACCCGGTTCAACATCTCCCTGGAGCAGGGCGTGGACCTGGTGCTTTACGCCCTGGAGCACGCCTGGGGCGGCGAAATCTTCGTGCCCAAGATTCCCTCCTACAAGATTACGGAAGTCGCCAAGGCCATTGGTCCTGAGTGCAAGCAGGAAATCGTGGGCATCCGGCCCGGCGAGAAGCTGCACGAGGCCATGATTACCGAAACCGACGCGCTGAGCACCGTAGAGCTGGAGAAATACTACGTGATTCTACCCTTCACCCCGCGCTGGGATGTGGAAGAGTTTATCCGCAACTTCCGCGGCAAGCGGGTACCCGACGGCTTCTACTACGACTCAGCCAACAACGAAGAGTGGCTCACCGCCGAGCAGATCCGCGAGGAAATCCGCCTGCACGTGGATGCTGATTTTCAGGCATAA
- a CDS encoding GNAT family N-acetyltransferase codes for MEETALVHLSKSYTSERLLLRSLKPADIDDAFLSWFQDEDLMRFYTNSRQTHTRESLLQSIEQGIASGTVYVFAIIDRETDACIGTIKVGPINRDHKISDLVVLIGDRRFHGKGLAIEAIRLGNAIAFEEFGIRKLFGGMFETNQSSFKAYTRAGWVEEGRLKGHYLVDDKPVDRILVACFNPAFFPVSA; via the coding sequence ATGGAAGAAACAGCCTTGGTTCACCTAAGCAAGTCCTACACCTCAGAGCGCCTGCTTTTGCGCAGCCTCAAACCCGCAGACATCGACGACGCTTTTCTGAGCTGGTTCCAGGACGAGGACCTGATGCGGTTCTACACGAACTCTCGCCAGACTCACACCCGCGAGTCGCTGTTACAGAGCATTGAACAGGGCATTGCTTCCGGTACGGTCTACGTTTTCGCCATTATCGACCGGGAAACGGATGCTTGCATTGGGACCATCAAGGTAGGGCCTATCAACCGGGACCACAAGATTTCGGATCTGGTGGTGCTTATCGGCGACCGGCGCTTTCACGGCAAGGGGCTGGCCATTGAGGCCATCCGGTTGGGCAATGCCATTGCTTTCGAGGAGTTTGGTATCCGCAAGCTGTTCGGGGGCATGTTCGAAACCAACCAAAGCTCCTTTAAAGCCTACACCCGGGCCGGCTGGGTCGAAGAGGGCCGCCTCAAAGGCCATTATTTGGTTGATGACAAACCTGTTGACCGAATCCTAGTAGCCTGCTTCAACCCCGCATTTTTTCCGGTTTCCGCCTAA
- the pseC gene encoding UDP-4-amino-4,6-dideoxy-N-acetyl-beta-L-altrosamine transaminase, with amino-acid sequence MPFQPQHPIPYGRQHITDSDIQAVTATLRSDFLTQGPKVAEFEEKFAAYIGVRYAVAVSNGTAALHLCTLALGVAPGQRVITTPITFAASANCVRYCGGEVHFADIDPATALIDLAKVRALLEAHPKGYFQGLIPVDFAGLPVNLEEARQLADEFGLWIIEDACHAPGGFFTDSQGREQHCGNGQLADLAIFSFHPVKHIATGEGGMVTTNSPELYEKLLMLRTHGITKDPAKMQRHDGGWYMEMQALGYNYRIPDMLCALGISQLERADTGLARRRELAARYDEAFAELTAVTTLATAPGHAYHLYIIQVANRKGLYDFLRERQIFAQVHYIPVHTMPYYQELGWQEGDFPQAEHYYAHCLSIPMFPTLTDEEQQYVIASIRKFVA; translated from the coding sequence ATGCCTTTTCAGCCTCAACACCCCATTCCCTATGGGCGCCAACACATTACCGACTCCGACATTCAGGCTGTCACGGCAACCTTGCGCTCTGATTTTCTGACCCAAGGACCGAAGGTGGCCGAGTTCGAGGAAAAGTTTGCCGCCTATATTGGGGTACGTTACGCTGTGGCCGTAAGCAACGGTACAGCAGCGCTACACTTGTGTACGCTGGCGCTGGGCGTAGCACCTGGTCAGCGCGTCATTACTACGCCCATCACTTTTGCTGCTTCGGCCAACTGTGTGCGCTATTGTGGTGGCGAGGTGCATTTTGCCGATATTGACCCTGCCACCGCACTGATTGACCTAGCTAAAGTCCGGGCGTTGCTGGAAGCCCACCCCAAAGGCTATTTCCAAGGTCTGATTCCGGTAGACTTTGCCGGCTTGCCGGTAAACCTGGAAGAAGCCCGGCAACTGGCCGACGAGTTTGGCCTCTGGATTATTGAGGACGCCTGTCACGCGCCCGGCGGCTTTTTTACCGACAGCCAGGGCCGGGAACAGCACTGCGGCAACGGACAGCTGGCCGACCTAGCTATTTTCTCCTTTCACCCGGTCAAGCATATTGCCACCGGTGAAGGCGGCATGGTCACGACCAACAGCCCCGAACTCTACGAAAAGCTGCTGATGTTGCGCACTCACGGTATCACAAAGGACCCCGCCAAGATGCAGCGCCACGACGGGGGCTGGTACATGGAAATGCAAGCCCTGGGCTACAATTACCGTATTCCGGACATGCTCTGTGCCTTAGGCATAAGTCAGCTGGAACGGGCCGATACGGGGTTAGCACGACGGCGCGAGTTGGCCGCCCGCTACGATGAAGCCTTTGCTGAACTGACCGCCGTGACGACCCTAGCTACGGCTCCCGGACATGCCTATCATCTGTACATTATTCAGGTAGCCAACCGGAAAGGACTGTACGACTTCCTGCGGGAACGGCAGATTTTTGCCCAGGTACACTACATTCCGGTGCATACCATGCCGTACTACCAGGAGCTGGGCTGGCAAGAAGGTGATTTTCCGCAGGCTGAGCACTACTACGCCCACTGCCTGAGTATTCCGATGTTCCCGACCTTAACCGACGAGGAGCAGCAGTACGTAATTGCCAGCATTCGGAAATTTGTGGCATGA